One stretch of Methyloversatilis sp. RAC08 DNA includes these proteins:
- the mtgA gene encoding monofunctional biosynthetic peptidoglycan transglycosylase, which yields MLRFLRLLKWLLAAAVLLALAYQLWIFGHLLWWTKFNPDETRFMSLRLSELRERQPDAQLRKQWVPYDRISVHLKRAVIAAEDDGFVDHEGFDWEGIQKAMEKNRKKGRAVAGGSTISQQLAKNLFLSPSRSYLRKGQEAAITFMMEAVMDKRRILEIYLNVVEWGDGVFGAEAAAQRYYRVSAAKLGPDQAARLAVMLPNPRKYEKTFGPRLAAHASRVAARMHYSQVP from the coding sequence ATGCTTCGCTTCCTTCGCCTGCTGAAATGGCTGCTGGCCGCTGCGGTGTTGCTTGCGCTGGCCTATCAGCTGTGGATTTTCGGCCACCTGCTGTGGTGGACGAAATTCAATCCGGACGAAACCCGCTTCATGTCGCTGCGCCTGTCCGAGCTGCGCGAGCGTCAGCCCGACGCGCAGCTGCGCAAGCAGTGGGTGCCGTATGACCGCATATCGGTACACCTGAAGCGCGCCGTGATCGCTGCCGAGGACGATGGCTTCGTCGATCACGAAGGCTTCGACTGGGAAGGCATCCAGAAGGCGATGGAAAAGAACCGCAAGAAGGGCCGCGCGGTGGCCGGTGGCTCGACCATCAGCCAGCAGCTGGCAAAGAACCTGTTCCTCAGCCCGAGCCGCAGCTATCTGCGCAAGGGGCAGGAGGCGGCCATCACCTTCATGATGGAAGCGGTGATGGACAAGCGGCGCATTCTGGAAATCTATCTGAACGTGGTGGAATGGGGCGACGGTGTGTTCGGCGCCGAAGCGGCCGCGCAGCGCTACTACCGCGTGTCGGCGGCAAAGCTCGGGCCGGATCAGGCGGCACGGCTGGCCGTCATGCTGCCCAACCCGCGCAAGTACGAAAAAACCTTCGGCCCGCGCCTCGCGGCACACGCCTCGCGCGTCGCCGCGCGCATGCACTACTCGCAGGTGCCTTAG
- the metK gene encoding methionine adenosyltransferase — MSDYLFTSESVSEGHPDKVSDQVSDAILDAILAQDPTARVAAETLCNTGLVVLAGEITTTANVDYIHVTRDTLKRIGYDNTEYGIDYKGCAVLVAYDKQSPDIAQGVDRASDDYLNQGAGDQGLMFGYACDETSVLMPMAIHLSHRLVERQAHLRKDGRLPWLRPDAKSQVTLRYVDGKPERIDTVVLSTQHAPDMSLEAIREAVIEDVIKPVLPPELVKGEIKYLVNPTGRFVVGGPQGDCGLTGRKIIVDTYGGAAPHGGGAFSGKDPSKVDRSAAYAARYVAKNIVAAGLASKALVQVSYAIGVAQPTSIMVDTFGTGKISNEKLTELVKRHFDLRPKGIVQMLDLLRPIYQKTAAYGHFGRDEPEFTWEAIDKAAALRADAGL; from the coding sequence ATGTCAGATTACCTCTTCACGTCGGAATCGGTTTCAGAAGGTCACCCGGACAAGGTGTCCGACCAGGTGTCCGACGCCATCCTCGACGCCATCCTCGCGCAGGACCCGACCGCCCGTGTGGCCGCGGAAACGCTGTGCAACACCGGGCTCGTCGTGCTCGCGGGCGAAATCACCACCACGGCCAACGTAGATTACATCCACGTCACGCGCGATACGCTCAAGCGCATCGGCTACGACAACACCGAATACGGCATCGACTACAAGGGCTGCGCCGTGCTGGTGGCCTACGACAAGCAAAGCCCCGATATCGCGCAGGGCGTCGATCGCGCCAGCGATGACTACCTGAACCAGGGCGCCGGCGACCAGGGTCTGATGTTCGGCTACGCCTGCGACGAAACGTCGGTGCTGATGCCGATGGCCATCCACCTGTCGCACCGTCTGGTCGAGCGCCAGGCCCACCTGCGCAAGGACGGCCGCCTGCCCTGGCTGCGCCCGGACGCCAAGAGCCAGGTCACCCTCCGCTACGTCGACGGCAAGCCCGAGCGCATCGATACGGTCGTGCTGTCCACCCAGCACGCGCCCGACATGTCGCTCGAAGCCATCCGCGAGGCGGTGATCGAAGACGTGATCAAGCCGGTGCTGCCGCCGGAGCTGGTCAAGGGTGAAATCAAGTATCTGGTGAATCCGACCGGCCGCTTCGTCGTCGGCGGCCCGCAGGGTGACTGCGGTCTGACCGGCCGCAAGATCATCGTCGACACCTACGGCGGTGCCGCACCGCACGGCGGAGGAGCATTCTCCGGCAAGGACCCGTCCAAGGTCGATCGCTCAGCCGCCTACGCCGCTCGCTACGTGGCGAAGAACATCGTTGCCGCCGGCCTCGCTTCGAAGGCGTTGGTGCAGGTGAGCTACGCCATCGGCGTCGCCCAGCCGACTTCTATCATGGTGGACACCTTCGGCACCGGCAAGATTTCGAACGAAAAGCTGACCGAACTCGTGAAGCGCCACTTCGATCTGCGCCCGAAGGGCATCGTGCAGATGCTCGACCTGCTGCGTCCGATCTACCAGAAGACCGCCGCCTACGGCCACTTCGGCCGCGACGAGCCGGAATTCACGTGGGAAGCGATCGACAAGGCGGCCGCGCTGCGGGCTGACGCCGGTCTGTAA
- a CDS encoding energy transducer TonB: MTAAEPALPPLAIGIAVSILVHGFVLAINFAPDLKPKQKAVDQPLEVVLVNARGKQKPVDPQALAQASLDGGGNTDQDRRAKTPLPASKRDQAGDQLVSTQSRVQELEALQQKLLAEAQARTEVKEEERRVEQPEPTPQAVPLPTGADLAARAMAMARLEAEIARNVDDYNKRPRKKFVGARTQEYRFAQYIEDWRQKVERIGNLNYPSAARGRIYGNLTLTVEIRSDGEIEQIYVSRSSGQPLLDEAAQRIVRMAAPYAPFSPDIKRDFEILSITRTWSFTQGDQLEAR, encoded by the coding sequence ATGACCGCAGCGGAGCCGGCGCTCCCGCCGCTCGCCATCGGCATCGCAGTGTCGATTCTGGTGCATGGCTTCGTGCTGGCGATCAATTTCGCGCCCGACCTCAAGCCGAAGCAGAAGGCGGTCGATCAGCCGCTGGAAGTGGTGCTGGTCAATGCGCGCGGCAAGCAGAAGCCGGTCGATCCGCAGGCGCTGGCTCAAGCCAGTCTCGATGGGGGTGGCAATACCGATCAGGACCGCCGCGCCAAGACGCCGCTGCCCGCAAGCAAGCGCGACCAGGCCGGTGATCAGCTGGTCAGCACGCAAAGCCGCGTGCAGGAACTCGAAGCGCTGCAGCAGAAGCTGCTGGCCGAGGCGCAGGCCAGAACCGAGGTGAAGGAGGAAGAGCGTCGGGTCGAGCAGCCGGAGCCGACGCCGCAGGCCGTGCCGCTGCCGACCGGCGCCGACCTCGCTGCGCGCGCCATGGCGATGGCGCGGCTCGAAGCCGAAATCGCGCGCAATGTGGATGACTACAACAAGCGGCCGCGCAAGAAGTTCGTCGGCGCGCGCACGCAGGAGTACCGCTTCGCGCAGTACATCGAGGACTGGCGGCAGAAGGTCGAGCGCATCGGCAACCTGAACTACCCGAGCGCGGCGCGCGGCCGCATCTACGGCAACCTCACATTGACAGTGGAGATACGTTCCGACGGCGAAATCGAACAGATCTACGTCAGCCGCTCGTCCGGTCAGCCGCTGCTCGACGAAGCGGCGCAGCGCATCGTGCGCATGGCCGCACCCTATGCGCCGTTTTCACCGGATATCAAGCGCGACTTCGAAATCCTGTCCATCACCCGCACCTGGAGCTTCACCCAGGGCGACCAGCTGGAAGCACGTTAG
- a CDS encoding undecaprenyl-diphosphate phosphatase, whose amino-acid sequence MDPLLIKAFILGIIEGLTEFLPISSTGHLIIAGSLLGYTDDTSRVFKIVIQLAAILAICWEYRRKLIDVGSGVLARDPQANHFVTLVLIAFMPAAVLGFLLHGVIKAYLFNPLTVAGALIVGGVLILLIERRNHQPRYETVEDMDWRAALKVGFAQSVAMFPGVSRSGATIMGGLIFGLSRRAATEFSFFLAIPTMFAATAYDVYKNWALLRAEDLPVFATGFVASFLAAFFSVRWLLRYISTHTFEVFAWYRIAFGIIVLLTAAGGWVDWADH is encoded by the coding sequence ATGGATCCATTGCTGATCAAGGCCTTCATCCTCGGCATCATTGAAGGTCTGACCGAGTTCCTGCCCATTTCCAGCACCGGCCACCTGATCATCGCCGGCAGCCTGCTCGGTTATACCGACGACACCAGTCGCGTGTTCAAGATCGTCATCCAGCTGGCTGCGATACTGGCGATCTGCTGGGAATACCGGCGCAAGCTCATCGATGTCGGCAGCGGCGTGCTGGCACGCGACCCGCAGGCCAACCACTTCGTGACGCTGGTGCTGATCGCCTTCATGCCTGCGGCAGTACTCGGCTTCCTGCTGCACGGCGTGATCAAGGCCTATCTGTTCAACCCGCTGACCGTGGCGGGCGCATTGATCGTCGGCGGCGTGCTCATCCTGCTGATCGAGCGGCGCAATCACCAGCCGCGCTACGAAACCGTGGAAGACATGGACTGGCGTGCCGCGCTCAAGGTGGGTTTCGCCCAGTCCGTGGCGATGTTCCCCGGCGTGTCGCGTTCGGGTGCGACCATCATGGGCGGCCTGATCTTCGGCCTGTCGCGCCGCGCGGCGACCGAATTCAGCTTCTTTCTCGCCATTCCGACCATGTTCGCGGCCACCGCCTACGACGTGTACAAGAACTGGGCGCTGCTGCGTGCCGAAGATCTGCCGGTGTTCGCGACCGGCTTCGTGGCGTCCTTCCTGGCCGCCTTCTTCAGCGTGCGCTGGCTGCTGCGCTACATCTCCACCCACACTTTCGAGGTGTTCGCCTGGTACCGCATCGCCTTCGGCATCATCGTGCTGCTGACGGCAGCCGGCGGCTGGGTGGACTGGGCGGATCACTGA
- the pmbA gene encoding metalloprotease PmbA — MSRQGFSYTDDSLRDIAQDLLDHARAGGATAAEVDVSEGFGQSVTVRRGEVETIEYNRDKGIGVTVYVGQRKGYASSSDFSRDALRASVDAALSIARFTAEDDCAGLPDKSLLATEFRDLDLYHPWELPVEQAIEIAKRCEDAAFATSPDVRNSEGGSVSAQQSQFISANSLGFMAGYSSSRQYITCSVIAGEGDAMQREDWYASQRSAADLPSPEAIGRYAAERALARLGARRVRTTRVPVLFEAPLAIGLIGHFVQAASGGSLYRKSSFLLDSLGKQIFSPLISIAERPHLPRAMGSGMFDDDGVATHDREIVQDGVLNGYFLSTYSARKLGMQTTGNAGGSHNLIVKPGTRSLADMIGSIKRGLLVTELLGHGVNYVTGDYSRGAAGYWIENGQIAHPVQEITIAGNLRDMYMGIKEVGADTLVRGSKQCGSILIDRMRIAGA, encoded by the coding sequence ATGTCCCGACAGGGTTTCAGCTATACCGATGACAGCCTGCGCGACATTGCGCAGGATCTGCTGGACCATGCACGTGCCGGCGGCGCCACCGCGGCCGAGGTCGATGTGTCCGAAGGCTTCGGCCAGTCGGTCACGGTGCGCCGTGGCGAGGTCGAAACGATCGAATACAACCGCGACAAGGGCATCGGCGTCACCGTCTATGTCGGCCAGCGCAAGGGTTACGCCAGTTCGAGCGATTTTTCGCGCGACGCACTGCGAGCTTCGGTCGACGCGGCGCTGTCGATCGCCCGCTTCACCGCCGAAGACGACTGCGCCGGCCTGCCGGACAAATCCCTGCTGGCGACCGAATTCCGCGACCTCGATCTGTACCACCCGTGGGAGCTGCCGGTCGAACAGGCGATCGAGATCGCCAAACGCTGCGAGGATGCCGCGTTCGCCACCTCGCCGGATGTCCGCAATTCGGAAGGCGGTTCCGTGTCGGCCCAGCAGTCTCAGTTCATTTCAGCGAACAGTCTGGGCTTCATGGCGGGTTACTCGAGTTCGCGTCAGTACATCACCTGTTCGGTCATCGCCGGCGAGGGCGACGCCATGCAGCGCGAGGACTGGTACGCCAGCCAGCGGTCGGCGGCCGATCTGCCGTCACCTGAAGCCATCGGCCGCTATGCCGCAGAGCGTGCGCTGGCGCGGCTGGGCGCACGGCGCGTCAGGACCACGCGGGTGCCGGTGCTGTTCGAAGCGCCGCTGGCCATCGGCCTGATCGGCCATTTCGTGCAGGCCGCCAGCGGCGGCTCGCTGTACCGCAAGTCGTCCTTCCTGCTCGACAGCCTGGGCAAGCAGATCTTCTCGCCGCTGATCAGCATCGCCGAACGGCCGCACCTGCCGCGCGCCATGGGCTCCGGCATGTTCGACGACGACGGCGTGGCGACACATGACCGCGAAATCGTGCAGGACGGCGTGCTCAACGGATACTTCCTCAGCACCTATTCGGCGCGCAAGCTGGGCATGCAGACCACCGGCAACGCCGGCGGCTCGCATAACCTCATCGTCAAGCCGGGCACGCGCAGCCTGGCGGACATGATCGGCTCGATCAAACGCGGCCTGCTGGTGACCGAATTGCTGGGGCACGGCGTCAATTACGTCACCGGCGACTATTCGCGGGGCGCCGCCGGCTACTGGATCGAAAATGGCCAGATCGCCCATCCGGTGCAGGAAATCACCATCGCCGGCAATCTGCGCGACATGTACATGGGCATCAAGGAAGTGGGGGCCGACACGCTGGTGCGCGGCTCGAAACAGTGCGGCTCGATCCTGATCGACCGCATGAGGATAGCCGGCGCGTGA
- the aroE gene encoding shikimate dehydrogenase: MPDRYAVVGHPISHSKSPAIHAAFAAQTGQDMIYEALLAPLEGFAATVERFRAEGGRGMNITVPFKEEAWRLADTLTERARLAGAVNTFVFDEQVLGDNTDGAGLVRDLEWLGSRLNGARVLLLGAGGAARGVVLPLLDAGVARLFIANRTADKARGLEAHFAGHDTRAALAAGGWQDAADAPYDIVINATSASLSDQAPPLPQGLYAPGSLAYDMVYGRGLTAFLKQARVQGASTLSDGLGMLVEQAAEAFALWRGVRPDTAPVRDMLRAATPPLA, translated from the coding sequence ATGCCAGACCGTTACGCCGTGGTGGGTCACCCCATTTCGCACAGCAAGTCACCCGCCATCCACGCTGCCTTCGCCGCGCAGACCGGGCAGGACATGATTTACGAAGCGCTGCTGGCACCGCTGGAGGGTTTCGCCGCCACCGTCGAACGGTTTCGTGCCGAGGGCGGGCGCGGCATGAACATCACGGTGCCGTTCAAGGAAGAAGCCTGGCGGCTGGCGGATACGCTGACCGAAAGGGCGCGCCTGGCTGGTGCAGTCAATACTTTCGTGTTCGACGAGCAAGTGCTCGGCGACAACACCGACGGCGCCGGGCTGGTGCGCGACCTCGAATGGCTCGGCAGCCGGCTCAACGGCGCGCGCGTGCTGCTGCTCGGTGCCGGCGGCGCCGCGCGCGGTGTCGTGCTGCCACTGCTCGATGCCGGCGTGGCGCGCCTGTTCATCGCCAACCGCACCGCCGACAAGGCGCGGGGCCTCGAAGCGCACTTCGCCGGCCACGACACCCGTGCCGCGCTTGCCGCCGGTGGCTGGCAGGACGCTGCCGACGCGCCGTACGACATCGTGATCAACGCCACCAGCGCAAGTCTGAGCGACCAGGCGCCGCCGCTGCCGCAAGGGCTGTACGCGCCGGGCAGCCTTGCGTACGACATGGTCTATGGCCGTGGCCTGACCGCCTTTCTGAAACAGGCGCGCGTGCAGGGGGCCAGCACGCTGTCCGACGGCCTGGGCATGCTGGTCGAGCAGGCGGCCGAAGCTTTCGCGCTTTGGCGCGGCGTGCGGCCGGACACGGCGCCGGTGCGCGACATGCTGCGCGCGGCAACGCCGCCGCTCGCCTGA
- a CDS encoding MBOAT family O-acyltransferase, with translation MLFNSYEFILAFLPVVLIVFYLLGSRGWTEAAIVWLVAASLFFYGWWNPLYLGLLCASLAANFWLGRKLVPDAPQPGGRKAWLVAGLLLNLGLLAYYKYANFFVDSLGKVTGFDGSIGAIVLPLAISFYTFQQIAYLVDAYRGDTREYSFSHYCLFVTFFPQLIAGPIVHHREVLPQFARPGAFRLDHLKLAMGLTLFAIGLFKKVVLGDGMAVYASPAFAAAASGTTLSFFEAWLGTLAYTLQLYFDFSGYSDMACGLALMFGIRLPANFHSPYKAVNIIDFWRRWHMTLSRFLRDYLYIPLGGNRHGPWRRHVNLMITMLLGGLWHGAGWTFVLWGALHGAYLVINHLWHALLRRCGFAPGAGGRAARCAAGLLTFVAVVVAWVPFRAANIDTARSVLSSMAGLNGIGLPSGLAAPVRSLAPWATQKFGLNFDGGFPNNLVFWADGLPWMGVLLVIVFAAPNSNQLLRRHSAVLLPDHLSPERGAPRFPVWAPGPASVLVTAIALVWSLTWMTRVSEFLYFQF, from the coding sequence ATGCTGTTCAACTCTTACGAATTCATCCTGGCCTTCCTGCCGGTCGTGCTGATCGTGTTCTACCTGCTCGGGTCGCGCGGCTGGACCGAGGCGGCCATCGTGTGGCTGGTGGCAGCATCGCTGTTCTTCTACGGCTGGTGGAATCCGCTCTATCTGGGTCTGCTGTGCGCATCGCTGGCGGCAAACTTCTGGCTCGGCCGAAAGCTGGTGCCCGATGCGCCGCAGCCGGGCGGGCGCAAGGCCTGGCTCGTCGCCGGCCTGCTGCTGAACCTCGGATTGCTCGCCTATTACAAGTACGCGAACTTCTTCGTCGATTCGCTCGGCAAGGTGACCGGGTTCGACGGGTCGATCGGCGCCATCGTGCTGCCGCTGGCCATTTCCTTCTACACCTTTCAGCAGATCGCCTATCTGGTCGATGCCTATCGCGGCGACACGCGCGAATACAGCTTCAGCCACTACTGCCTTTTCGTGACCTTCTTTCCGCAACTCATCGCCGGTCCCATCGTGCATCACCGGGAGGTGCTGCCGCAGTTCGCCCGGCCCGGGGCGTTCCGGCTCGATCACCTGAAACTGGCCATGGGCCTGACGCTGTTCGCGATCGGACTGTTCAAGAAGGTGGTGCTGGGCGACGGTATGGCGGTCTATGCCTCGCCCGCGTTCGCAGCCGCGGCGAGCGGCACGACCCTGAGCTTCTTCGAGGCCTGGCTGGGCACGCTGGCCTACACGCTGCAACTCTATTTCGACTTTTCCGGCTATTCGGACATGGCGTGCGGCCTCGCGCTCATGTTCGGCATCCGGCTGCCGGCGAATTTCCACAGCCCGTACAAGGCGGTCAACATCATCGATTTCTGGCGGCGCTGGCACATGACGCTGTCGCGCTTCCTGCGCGACTACCTCTATATTCCGCTGGGCGGCAACCGGCACGGGCCGTGGCGCCGCCATGTCAATCTGATGATCACCATGCTGCTCGGCGGTCTGTGGCACGGTGCCGGCTGGACCTTCGTGCTGTGGGGTGCGCTGCACGGCGCCTATCTGGTCATCAACCACCTGTGGCATGCGCTGCTGCGCCGCTGCGGGTTCGCGCCCGGCGCCGGCGGCCGGGCCGCGCGATGCGCTGCCGGTCTGCTCACCTTCGTCGCGGTGGTCGTGGCCTGGGTGCCTTTCCGCGCGGCGAATATCGACACCGCGCGGTCCGTACTGTCATCGATGGCAGGGCTGAACGGCATCGGACTGCCGTCCGGGCTCGCCGCGCCGGTCAGGTCGCTCGCGCCGTGGGCGACGCAGAAGTTCGGGCTGAACTTCGACGGCGGCTTTCCGAACAATCTGGTTTTCTGGGCCGACGGATTGCCGTGGATGGGTGTGCTGCTGGTCATCGTGTTCGCCGCGCCCAACAGCAACCAGCTGTTGCGCCGCCATTCTGCGGTGCTGTTGCCCGACCACCTTTCGCCGGAGCGCGGCGCTCCGCGTTTTCCGGTCTGGGCGCCGGGGCCGGCGAGCGTGCTGGTTACGGCGATCGCACTGGTGTGGAGCCTGACCTGGATGACCCGGGTCAGCGAATTCCTGTACTTCCAGTTCTGA
- the yjgA gene encoding ribosome biogenesis factor YjgA, with protein sequence MRPKSISTHDIPDDEPQYDGPSKSQKKRDSHALQDIGEQLVALSDTQLKRIDLPDNLRRAIEETRRTRSREGLRRQMQYVGKVMRNIDTAPLIEALDAIRGVSARAVAREQMLERMRERLIADEQVLGDIAAQWPDADLTQLRTLRRNALRETELDKPPRAFREIFRVLRQLDRAGTPDTTETAEDEHDDEQG encoded by the coding sequence ATGCGCCCGAAATCCATATCGACCCACGACATCCCCGACGACGAGCCGCAGTACGACGGCCCGAGCAAGAGCCAGAAGAAGCGCGACTCGCATGCGCTGCAGGACATCGGCGAACAACTGGTCGCGCTGTCCGACACGCAATTGAAGCGCATCGACCTGCCGGACAACCTGCGCCGCGCGATCGAGGAAACGCGCCGCACGCGCAGCCGCGAAGGGCTGCGCCGGCAGATGCAGTATGTCGGAAAGGTGATGCGCAACATCGATACCGCACCGCTGATCGAGGCGCTCGATGCCATACGCGGCGTATCCGCCCGCGCGGTCGCACGCGAACAGATGCTGGAGCGCATGCGCGAGCGGCTGATCGCCGACGAACAGGTGCTGGGCGACATCGCCGCGCAGTGGCCGGACGCCGATCTGACCCAGCTGCGCACATTGCGCCGCAACGCGCTGCGCGAAACCGAACTGGACAAGCCGCCACGAGCGTTCCGCGAAATCTTCCGCGTGCTGCGCCAGCTCGACCGTGCCGGTACGCCGGACACCACCGAAACTGCAGAGGATGAACACGACGATGAGCAAGGATGA
- a CDS encoding YqiA/YcfP family alpha/beta fold hydrolase, giving the protein MRKLIYLHGFRSGPQSVKAVQLRAHLARQGQAGDLWCEQLPPGPLDAIALIESVLCPAVADGDEVALAGSSLGGFYALHLAEKHGLHAALINPAVVAPKSLGDYVGEHEHMYTGEVFRFEQEHVEQLAELDVAAVTRPERYLVLLETGDEVLDWWQAVLKLRGANLVVHAGGDHSLQSFAKELPRMTEFLLPDR; this is encoded by the coding sequence ATGCGGAAGCTGATCTATCTGCACGGTTTCCGCTCCGGCCCACAGTCTGTCAAGGCGGTGCAGTTGCGCGCCCACCTTGCGCGCCAGGGTCAGGCCGGCGACCTGTGGTGCGAACAGTTGCCACCCGGCCCGCTCGACGCAATCGCGCTGATCGAGTCGGTGCTGTGCCCCGCGGTGGCGGACGGCGATGAGGTTGCGCTGGCCGGATCGTCGCTGGGCGGCTTCTATGCGCTGCATCTGGCGGAAAAGCACGGCCTGCATGCGGCGCTGATCAACCCGGCCGTGGTCGCACCGAAATCGCTCGGCGACTATGTCGGCGAACATGAGCACATGTATACAGGCGAGGTGTTCCGCTTCGAGCAGGAACATGTCGAACAACTGGCGGAGCTGGACGTTGCGGCCGTCACCCGGCCGGAACGTTACCTGGTGCTGCTGGAAACCGGCGACGAGGTACTGGACTGGTGGCAGGCGGTGCTGAAGCTGCGCGGCGCGAACCTGGTCGTCCATGCCGGTGGCGACCACAGCCTGCAGAGCTTCGCGAAAGAACTTCCTCGGATGACCGAATTCCTGCTGCCGGATCGCTGA
- a CDS encoding TRAP transporter substrate-binding protein: MSARGRRSFLQAAPAALLAAPAVVGAQPAIRWRLASSFPKGLDALFPAAEQVAQQVSAATGGRFQIQVFAANELVPPFGVLDAVREGTVECGHSASYYYIGKDPTFAFDCAMPFGLNSRQQSAWLLDGGGMALMRELFAGYNIVNFPCGNTGAQMGGWFRREIRTVADLKGLKMRVGGLAGQVVTRLGVVPQQIPGSDVYPALEKGAIDAAEWVGPYDDLKLGFYKVAPYYYYPGWAEAGPQLSIYVNRQAHEALPEEYRHILEAACAAAHVGMQARYDARNPAAMKKLIAGGAQLRMFSRDILLACQKESFALYRELAASNAGFRKVFEPWNRFRSEQHLWTRISENSVDAFAGRHPVDSPAAP, from the coding sequence GTGAGCGCGCGCGGGCGGCGGTCCTTCCTGCAGGCGGCGCCCGCCGCGCTGTTGGCCGCGCCGGCCGTGGTCGGCGCGCAGCCGGCGATCCGCTGGCGGCTGGCGTCGAGCTTTCCGAAGGGGCTCGATGCGCTGTTTCCCGCCGCCGAGCAGGTGGCGCAGCAGGTCAGTGCCGCGACCGGTGGCCGCTTCCAGATCCAGGTATTCGCCGCCAACGAACTGGTGCCACCGTTCGGCGTGCTCGACGCGGTGCGCGAAGGCACGGTCGAGTGCGGTCATTCCGCGTCCTATTACTACATCGGCAAGGACCCGACCTTCGCCTTCGACTGCGCGATGCCGTTCGGCCTGAACAGTCGCCAGCAGAGCGCGTGGCTGCTCGACGGCGGCGGCATGGCGCTGATGCGCGAACTGTTCGCCGGCTACAACATCGTCAACTTCCCATGCGGCAACACCGGGGCGCAGATGGGCGGCTGGTTCCGGCGCGAAATCCGCACCGTTGCCGATCTGAAGGGTTTGAAGATGCGGGTCGGCGGGCTGGCCGGTCAGGTCGTGACCCGGCTGGGCGTGGTGCCGCAGCAGATTCCGGGCTCCGACGTCTATCCGGCGCTGGAAAAGGGTGCGATCGACGCCGCCGAATGGGTCGGGCCGTACGACGATCTGAAACTCGGCTTCTACAAGGTCGCGCCCTATTACTACTACCCCGGCTGGGCTGAAGCCGGGCCGCAGTTGAGCATCTATGTGAATCGGCAGGCACACGAAGCCTTGCCGGAAGAATATCGGCACATTCTCGAAGCCGCCTGCGCGGCCGCGCATGTCGGCATGCAGGCACGCTACGACGCGCGCAATCCGGCGGCGATGAAGAAGCTGATCGCGGGCGGGGCGCAACTGCGCATGTTCTCGCGCGACATCCTGCTCGCCTGTCAGAAGGAGTCGTTCGCGCTGTACCGCGAACTGGCCGCGTCCAATGCGGGTTTTCGCAAGGTGTTCGAGCCCTGGAACCGCTTCCGCTCGGAACAGCACCTGTGGACGCGGATATCGGAGAACAGCGTCGATGCATTCGCCGGACGGCACCCGGTCGACTCGCCCGCAGCGCCCTGA
- the mog gene encoding molybdopterin adenylyltransferase — MSKDDDLLTVGLVSVSDRASSGVYQDQGIPALQDWLSAALKTPVAFETRLIPDEQPVIEATLIELCDSAGCDLVLTTGGTGPAPRDVTPDATAAVAHKLMPGFGEQMRQISLRFVPTAILSRQTGAIRGRTLILNLPGQPKSIRETLEGVKDADGTQIVPGIFAAVPYCIDLIGGPYIETDEAVVKAFRPKSAIRPPRA, encoded by the coding sequence ATGAGCAAGGATGATGATCTGCTGACCGTGGGCCTGGTGTCGGTGTCAGACCGCGCCTCGTCCGGCGTCTATCAGGACCAGGGCATTCCGGCGCTGCAGGACTGGCTGTCCGCAGCACTGAAGACGCCGGTCGCCTTCGAAACCCGGCTGATTCCGGACGAACAGCCGGTGATCGAGGCGACGCTGATCGAACTGTGCGACAGCGCCGGCTGCGATCTGGTGCTGACCACCGGCGGCACCGGCCCGGCGCCGCGCGACGTGACACCGGATGCCACCGCGGCGGTGGCGCACAAGCTGATGCCCGGCTTCGGCGAACAGATGCGCCAGATCAGCCTGCGCTTCGTGCCGACCGCCATCCTGTCGCGCCAGACCGGCGCCATCCGCGGCCGGACGCTCATCCTGAACCTGCCCGGGCAGCCGAAATCGATCCGGGAAACGCTGGAAGGCGTGAAGGATGCAGACGGCACCCAGATCGTGCCCGGCATCTTCGCCGCCGTGCCCTACTGCATCGACCTGATCGGCGGGCCCTACATCGAAACCGACGAAGCCGTGGTGAAGGCCTTCCGCCCGAAATCCGCGATCCGGCCGCCCAGAGCCTGA